A window of Agelaius phoeniceus isolate bAgePho1 chromosome 25, bAgePho1.hap1, whole genome shotgun sequence genomic DNA:
TGTTTGTGCTCTCCACCCTCTCCCACCGCTGGCACACCCATTACCACGAGCAGAGGTGCCCAAGAGCACCAGGGCAGTGCTCGGTGTTTCCAGCCATGCATGGCCACCCTGAGGGACCACACCCCagcccttccagcctggccagggaggggatgcaatgtggatgccatgggacagagagagaaatggcaAGCGTTTCTCACAGTGGCTTGTGAGAAGTCTTAAAGAGCTAGAAAGATGTGATAACTTGTTGACTAAAAACAATTTGCAAGTGGtgtttttctactttatttttctgttcctctcaAAGACAGTGCGTGAGAAAGATGTTTCTGTTAGTTAGCCAATAGAACAGAATCTATCGTACCACTCTATAAAAACCACACAGTTCTTTTCAATAAAGCCTTCTCTGCTTTTCTACGACCCTGCCTCTCGTCTGTtcctaccccgaccctggcccaAGAGTGACAATGCAACGGCACTGAGAGCACAAACccttcccaggagcagagctggggctgtgcctgtgctgggagcaaaGCTCCCCGAGCTCTCGGGGCGCGCAGCACCCGAGCGACCGCAagctgtccttccttccttcctgtgcacacacgcacacacacacacacacctccacATCTGCACACGCCTGCCTGCTCTGAGGTGCCCCAGCAAGGAGCACAACGgcttcccacagctgtgtcttcATGCTGGAAACCCTGGCAGGttcacagcactgcccagagctgggtTTAACACAGAAAACGCAGCAGGGCCCTTCGCACTCTTCTTCTTAGCAGAATACGCCAACATCACGCTCATGAACACACTAATTACTATTCTGTTCTTTAACCCAAGCCTCTTCAACCTCCCTCAAGAACTGTTCCCTGTTGTACTAGCCACAAAAGTCCTGCTCCCATCAGCAGGATTCCTATGAGTTAGCTCCGCTCTCCCACCCAGCTCTGTCCTCTCAGTGCAAGCCCGGTGTCTCCCACCCCTGCTCAAGACCCTTCGTGCAGCAACACGCCCGGGTgagggagcacagcccagctcagggctcagcagccctggaggggtttggagAGGGCTCAGTGGCTTTAACACTTCATTGCTCAGAGCGGTGAGACCCTGGATTCCTCCCTCACTGAACTGCGGCTGGCCTGTGTAGGCTGGGGCAAACTCGAGTATTTCTGTGGGTGGAAACAAACTCTGCCTGGCCTGGAGACAGTGGGAAAGTCactcagagctgagctgtgctcttCAGCGACCTGCTGCCAACCCATCCTGTCACTGATGGCGTGTGGGAGAACATCCTCTCCCCTCTCAAGTGTCCCCCTGGGTAAAGTCACTTTGGAGGTGCCATCCCCAGCATCACCACAGCCACAGACCCTGCATGAACTGTCCGTTAAACTGCCATCAAAATCAGAGGCTCTGTGGCTTCAGCATTGTACCTGGTGATAGAGATCTCTCAAGACAAGCACTGCTACTGCTTTTGGGTCCATCCCATGCCCGGGCCAGACTCTGGACCCAGAGCAGTGGTGCAGGGGTTGCTGTGAAGGAAGCACAGCAGCCCCTCTCAGGGATTAGCAAGCAGAATTAAGCTCTGGCCTACTTTAGGATTTTCCTTAATTCCTTCAGCTATTTCTACAGTTTTAGCAGGGGAGTGTGGCTCGCAGGGCTCATGCCACGAGTTCTGGGGGGCAGCCGGAGGCTCTGAGCCGCGaaggctgagcaggaagaaTCTTCCTCCCGCTGCTTCTCCTCCAGATCCCTGCAAACAAAACTCCTAATTCTGGGACAAAACACACCCCCTGCCAAAGACCAGCACCTTCCCTGCAGTCTGTCGTGGGGAAGCATTACAAAATAAAGGGAATGGAGGAAAAGGGGGTCTTTTTGCAGTGGTTCAAAACGGTCTcgcagcctggcagcagctgccatgtCCTGACGCAATAGCTCCCCGTGCTCAGCATGCTCCTGCTCAGGTCTCTTCTCTCATCCCAAACCCTGGTACCAACCAGCATTTCCAACCCCAATGCCAGCCTAAGAACCAAAGGAGATGAAAAAAACACATTCCCACCACGTGcaaaggttaaaaaaatcaattattctCAGAGCCAAGGGGCTCCCTGGTGGGTGCCAGCAACCCTGGCCTGGGGGCAGACAAAAAGGTTTTTAAAGCTGTGATGGGTTTGATGAAAGACTGAGGGCATGAGCCCTCTGAAAGCTGCTAAGAGTGGAAAGAGGGGAAAGCGGAGAGTTTTTAAAAGTGCTGCGTTACTTCTAGCCACAGCACTGAGGAGTTTTTGTTATAAAACAACCTGTCCCTACCTCCCGACCCACAGGCTCAGCAAGGAGGAACACAGGTGCTCCGGCAAGCAAGAAAATGGAAACAGAATTTGGGCTCTTAGCTGGCCATAAAAAGCACAAGAAACTGATAACTAAAATTTAGATTTCTTATCATTTTCACCTAGAAAACACATCTGAGCATGAATCCCCCCCAccccttttttttaaagggagaTGCCACAGAGCCTGAGAACTTCACCAGGAAGCAACAGCACGATCTTATTGATCTTAATAATCAACAATTTCTCCGTGGAAACCCGCGGGGATGCAGAGCAGCCCCGGGCTCGCTCCCACCCTCCCTCCGTGCGCCGGCAGCTCCGGGGACTCACTTTGAGCTGGGATTTGGACACCTTGCCGCTCTTCTCCACGTCCAGGGCGGTGAAGGCGTACCAGATGGACTTGAGCAGCTCGGCTCGCAGGTCCATggctggcggcggcggcggcggctctgCCGAGCCCGCGGATCCGGTTCCTGGAGCCGCCCGGGCGGGCGGGACGCGGGGCGGGAGCGCCGCCTGCCCGGGGCTCCCCGGGAACCCCCGGGCCCCATCGCCGctccccggggccggggctcggCGAGCCTCACTGAGCTCGGCCCGCAGAGCGAAAGCTCCGTGGTAATTTGCGTTCTGGGGAGAGAAATGCCCGGCCTggctcaggcagagctgcccctcGCAGCCTTCGGCAGGGATCGGTGTCACCCGGAGAGCGGAGACTCAGCCGGTGGCTCCTCTCGGGCTGTGCCCGTTCCGTGCCCATCTTTCTCTGCAAATTCCTCTGGGATGTCCAAAACACGACCCACGCGGCTGCCGggagcctgtgccaggctggggtttACAGCTGGACTCGAGGATCTCCGAGGGCTTCTCCAGCTCTGTCCGCCCAGCACTCGGGGCAGTGAAGGGACTCTGGGGGCAGGACACCAGCCCAGGTCTCTCTCCCCAGCTTAGGGGAGGATGCAGGATGTGTTCACAGACACAATTCCCTAAATCTGGGTTTGCAGGAGTCCCGGGAAGAGCCAAGGCCTGATGAGAGGTTTCAGGGACACGTCTTAGCCCCTCCAAGCCACACGCTGAGGGCTCAGAGGGTACAGCtcaccctgctcccagccctcctctgggacagctgctgctttggcagGACACGTTTGGTCAATTCCACAAATCTCCTCAATGTCCTCAATTCTTACAGCTGCTGAACATCACCATCCACTCCTCCCAGCTTCCACCAAAGAGAAGAGGGGtccttttaaaaaacaaattttaaatttgcttttatttcaacTCAGCATTTACATCCAGGTCTAGCTCAGCTCCTGGCAAGTGCTGGCTACTCTGCTCCACAGCCAAGGGATCTGCCATGGAAGCCCTGCTTGAAAAGGAAGTGTGACAAAGAGATGGGAGAACTGCTGTTGGAACCATCCCAGTGCTGGCTCCAATGGCAGGAACTGCTCACCCTCCATACCaagctcagcacagcctggccttgcTCTGATGGGCCTTTATTGCTTCTGTGCAAGTGCTGCCTACTTGCCCTGAGCTGGAGGGGTGGGAAAGAAAGGGGAGCTGTTGGACCATTCCTAGAGGGAGAGGGCAGGAAGAGCCCCTGAAGAGAGGGCTGCTGCTTGGagctcaggagcagcccagTGTACCTGCCCTCCCTCCCAGAGGGAAGAGCCCTTCGGACAGGGTCACCCCAGCAGCCCTTTGCCCTGTCAGTgtcccagctggcacagggcacacgCTGGCACTGGCTCAGacgctgtccctgccctgccacccctgcacaggctggggctggcactgccctgccctggctgctctgctggcctcagctccccttcccaggcagggctgtgtcaggggGCACTGGCTCGTAGTGGATGACTGCTGTGGCCATGCTGAGGGCttcctccaggctctgctgctcttccagctggggagggaagggggagagagagagtgagTGCTGAATCCCCAaaaggcagctcagggtggctcccagcaggacagaggggtgacacaggtgtgaagCAGAAGGACAGAGGGCTGAGATGCAGAAGGGCTGTTTGCAGAGGAGCATTCTGCAGTCCCAGCACGATGTCCCTGTTGTCCTCTGCACAGAGGGCCTCTGGGAATTAAGGAGCAAGCCCCCCAGGCAAGCAGCGATGCAGCAGGGCcagaggtggcactgggtggccAGGGAGTGAAGGGGACAGTGGCAAGAGCCACGTGGTACCTGCACAGCAATGTGGGTGCCGTGGGAGGTGGCCAGCAATGCCACCTGCTGATGACAGAGCGGGGCAATGTCCGACTCCTCTGACACCACTGCCCCAGAAGCGACTATGGTCACCTGGAAAAGTTCAATTAATcgtgttttaaaagaaaatgcagccCTTTTctagcagaggcagcaggagcagccccagctttgTCCGTACCTCCTGTGCCTCGGTGCCATCAGCGTTGGCCACAGCCATGGTCCCAGTGTCACCTCCCTCGGGCACAGCGAGGGCCCCGCTCTGTGCCACCACGCCgatggcactgcccagggcctgcagctcctcctgagaCAGACTGACCTGGGGAtgacagcagagctcagggagccTTAGGCAGCTCCTGAATTTAGCAATGCATCGGCCTGGGCAAGGAGGAAACGGCCTCTCTGCAAGACTCCAGGCACAGAGCGCTCcaagcaccagcacagggatAAAACTGACAACAGAGAACTCAGAGCTTGGGTCTTCAGCCCTCCCCATTCTACCACATCTTCCCATTCAGCTTTTTGTCTCAAGCCTGGATGGGGACAGCTTTGtgcatggcagcagcaggagcatctCAGGCTAAGAGGAAACAGgtcacagctggcagctgtttCCCTTGCCCTGTGCCACAGAAGAAGTTTTTTCCAgtcagcacaggagcagctggtgGAGGGAAGTACAAGAAAAGTACTGCTGTATACAAGTGATGACAAAACATCTCCAAATCCAGCCTgggtcagcagagctggggagccAAGGGCTGCCAGTGACCACACAAACACCCAGAAACCCTCAGCAAGGGGGGCACTGGGACCAGAGACCCTCCCAAACCAACACTGCAGCAGAGGGTGAGGCTGTAGGAGGGAGCCCTCAGGGCAGGAAGAGCCCAGAAAGCTCAGAGGTCtgaaaaaaatgctggaaaaaggCCCTGCTAAGAACATCCTGGCTGAGTTGAGGCAGAATCTCACTTCAGATAATAACTGCTGTCCCTGACACCCTGGAGGCTGTGTCCATACCTGCTCTGTCCCATCCTGAGAGATAAGTGAGATTTGTGTAGGCACAgcatcttcttcttcatcttcctccACCTCTGACAGGAAAGCAATATGCTGACTCTTCAGTGGAgagcctctgccagcagctgcagcagctggatcaGAGAAGGGGAAGAGCAGCATTGTCAGAGTGTGAAAGCCCCTGCCTGGCCTCTGGACCTGCCTGTGGTCTCAAGGGTAGCACAAAAGAGCACAAGACCCTGGTGGCCTGGGAAGAAGGACCTTGACCTCTCCCTGTAGCACAGAACGGGCAGGGGCCTGTTCCCAACCTCCTGGACCTCCCAATAGATCCAGCTTTGGTGGGGAAGCAGGCAGCCATGGCACATACTCGGGTCTGGGAGGGGCGTGTCTGCTCTTGCTGTCACCTCCCTCCCCTTTGCCGCACCTTGACGGGGGAGTGGCCGCTCACCCTCCAGCTGCCGCTGCTCGTGCAGGGCCTGCTCGCTCTCCTCGGTGGCCTCCAGCTCGCCGTGGCTGCTGCGTTTGTGCATGGCCAGCGTGGAGGTCTGTCGGTAGGTcttgccacagctgctgcacgTGTAGGGCTTGCAGTGCGTGTGCACCACGTGGTGCTTGTACAGGCTGGAGTACTCCGTGAAGCGCTTCCCACAGCCAGGCACGGTGCACAGGTATGGCTTCTCTCCTAGGGCAGAGGCCACAGAGCTGAACTTCACCctccccatgccctggggagggaTTCTCCACCAGAGCAAACAGCTGGAGATAGACTGCTGGAACAACAATCAATCCAATGAAGCAATTCCCACTATTTCCTCCAACTCCCTGGCCACTCCCAGATCCACTCCTGTGACAATGCCCATTCCAGCCCCACCaacctccctgctgctgcctccctcctACCTGTGTGGATCCTCATGTGGTTCTTGTAGTTGGTGGCGCTGGTGAAgcccctgccacagccaggctctgcacACGTGTAGGGCCGCTCGCCCGTGTGCGTCCGCATGTGAACTTTGCGGATGTTGGACGTGGTGAAGGAGCGGCCACAGCCCACGAAGGGGCACTTGAAGGGACGCTCACCTGCATGGACAgggtgctgtgggtgagagCTGCCACCGTGCAGCCACCTGGAGTCCCTCTGACTGGCTTGTCCCCTGTGCAGCTCTTGCCCCGTGCTGCTCACCTGTGTGTGTGCGGATGTGTTTCTGCAGGTCCCCGGAGGTTTTGAAGGCTTTGCTGCACAAATCTTCTGGACACTTGTAGGGTTTCTCACCTGTGTGTGTTCTCACGTGGCTCTTCAGACCATACCCTGTCCAGGATAGAGACCACAACTAATTTTGTACTGAGAAGGAAACACCATGACAAGCTGAGTACCGGCCCTCAGTCCATGTACCTGAGTGTCTGTGTTGTGTCTGCAAAGcttgaaagggaagaaataaCCAACCCCAACACCACTTCCAACCTCGCTTCCACCATTATCTGCCCACAATCAGTGAAGTcccagcaggctcctgtgctGTGATTCCCTTGCTTTAGATGCTCTGGATATTGTGCTCTACTGGGTTGGACAGAAAATGCAATCTGCTCAAAACAGAAATTTGTTACCTGTAGCAAATGCTTTCCCACAGCTTGGGAAGTCACACGTGTATGGCCGGTCACCCGTGTGAGCACGTTCATGtacctggaaaagaaagagcagGTCCCTGAAATGAGGTccaagggaaggaagaaggaaaactGCGGAAGAATGCTGGTGGAGAGAATTTCAAGTTCCCTGCTGGATTTCACCTTGGCCAAATGACACATCTGGGTCTCTTGGGGAGCTCAGCACGTGACTCAGCTGCACACAAcacagcatcctgctctggcagTGTAACCTGGGCCTGGTCTGGCCTGCACACTGCCATGTCACCTGCTTTACCTTGAGGTGGTGGGCAGTGGTGTAGAGGCGGCCACAGCCTTTGTACCCGCAGCGGAAAGCTCTGCTGCCGACCTGCTGCCCCTTCCTGTGGCTTtgcacctcctcctcctcctcctgcagagcctgctgggaCAAGCACTGGAATCAATCCAGCAAGCCACCACAGCTTCACCAAGCCCACACAAATACTTCCCTCCTTGCCATACATATGCACTCCTGCAGTTATCTTCCAAAAACATGTTCCTACAAACCAGCTTGTACCCACAAGGTGAAGCCCAGGTGACAGGGCTCTAGGAACCTGCATTTccccctcccacctcccaggGGGTTCTCAGACATGAAACTCCCTTTCTCAGCTCATTTGAAATATGTGCAGTCAGTATTTGCTAACTCAGCAGAGAAGCCACAACATTTTTATAATTACTGGCAAAGAGGAGTTCAGCCTGGTTCCAGTCACTGAAAAATTCAGACCTGGGAAGAGATGTTGTTGGAGTCTTTACTCTTCGCATGGCAGGTGTCTGTCACTCCCTCCTCCTCATCATCAGAGCCCTGTGAGTGAAGAAGCACAGGCCCTGTTTGTGTGTCCCTGTACAGCAGGAAGGCAGTGACAGCCACAGTGCCACCCCACCCTTCCCCAGCgagcaggggctgggcctgccacagcaggaaggtctgtgcccagctcagcactgccaggccctgctccacAGCCTATGGAGATGGGAGAAAAAGGCACTCCCTGGAATATTGGGGTGGGACACTGCAGTGACAGCACATCAGGATCCGAAGCTGCTTTGGTCTTGAGGTCACTGTGGGGACAGTGGCCATGGCTTGGCCAGTGCTGGCACACCAaaggctgtgtcacagcagctctcctcccttcccaaaccccagcctgcagcaggttAAGGGTGGCAGGCCCAGCACCCCACAGGACCAAACAGCCCCATTCTGTGTCCCCAACTGCCAGGCACCCTTCAGCAGTGCCCCTCACACTGGACCCTGTCCAGGGACTTCTCTCAATTAGGGAAGGCACAAACTCAGgccaggagatgctgctgtgcCCTCACCTTCCTGCCATACTGCTGCAGTGCATTAATGGTGTCCACATCAAGGccatcatcttcctcctccttcccagccacCTCCTGGAGCTCAGTTTTTGTCTGCACTTGCAGGATGGTGCTGCCAGGTGCCACGATGACAGGATGGTGGATGTAGGCAGTGGAGCCATCCTCCAGCTGGAGAGCCTGGAATGTGCCGGGCTCATAACTCTCTGCAAGAGGAAACGTTCAGGTaaagagctgaaaaaaaaattcagctgaaaaaaagCTCAGTGTGAGGCAGAAAAAATGTGCTTCATCTCCCCAGCCTTGGAAATCTGAGACATTGCAGCAGCTTCTCTCCAGCTGCCAAGGAAAGAGCAGGGAGTGCTTTACCTTTGGCTGTGTTGTGTATGAAGGCCATGCTGCCATCCTCCAGCACCACTGGCTGCCCATCTTCAAAAGCCACAGCCtctaaaagaaaaggaaaacatccACACACCTTCCTGGAGGACCCAGCTGAGGCTGCCAGGCAGGAGAGGACACAGGGCTGCCTGCTTGCCCTgaaaggcagccacagctgtagGTTTTAAGACACCATCTGAGCCCTTCTGATGTGAATGGTGAGGTTTTCAAGGCTTCATGCACAGATTTGCCTCTTCCTTTGCTCAAAGGAGTGATGCAGTGTCTCACCAGTTTCAAAATGCCAGATATTATACATATCCCAACAGGAAGGGGATGCTCTGGCACAGGGGTGTGTGAAGGAGAACACCAACATCCCATGCCAGGGGAAGCAGGGGTGAGGTGAGCCCCTCTCACTGTGCATGTGAAGGCAGGGAAGAGCCTgcaggggggaaaggggcacagcCAGCTATAAATCATCCATTTCAAGCAGCCTTTGGAGAACAGCAGAGGGAGGTGGCATACGAGGAGCATCAAGGAAGGACTCCCCAAGGTAACAGAGCTCTTTCTACCTGCCCTTTGGCATCTTGGCATGGCCAAGGATGACTCCTCCGTGCCCCTCTGGTGCCTGCCACATGAACCGGGCTCCCAACACCTCTCTAATGTTCCCTAATTTCAGAGATGATGTTGGCTGATGGATCAATGGCCAAGGTGGCATTGTTCCCAACAATCCCACACGACCCCTGCCACCACCAGCACCTATTCCAGAAGTTCTGCATTATCTCACAGTTCAGAGGAaactcctgcccagctgctcccacatGAAacaagctctgtgtgtgctgtgtggcTGGCACCAACACAGCTCACAGCTCACTGGGCTTGTGGTATGCCAACAGGGAGAGCCCACAGGTGAAATGACACTTAAACATTGGTCTCCACCTCCACCAAATTCACCTTCTCATCAGATTGCTAATGACTTTGCAGGCAATGTCCCTGTTTACTCAGCCTCAAAACCAACCACAAGAAAGAAAAGCCCAACAGAAACCCTATGCTCACATGGACTTTTGAGAGCTGAACTGACAGAGGAGCCCAATGCTggagcactgagagctgcagccacatcTACAGTGTCCTTCCAAAGAGAAAGAGGGCAATGTGTGTTCCTCACCTTTCTGAACTGTCACCTGATGGATATAAGCTGTGGTCCCATCTTCAAGTTCAATGACTTGCCCTTCAATCAGCTTTTCACCTGGAACAGTTAAAACATACCAtcagctgctgagcccagcccctctggccCATAAAAGGGAGAAATTGTCACTTCCAGGCTGTTATGGATCCAGCTTTCCCCCACAGAGATGCTCCCCAAAAATGCTGGCATTGCTTTTTCTAGAGAGGACACACGAGAAAGACCCTCAGGCATCACTCATTGAGCAgctgcccctcacagctcctcGTGCCAAGAAGCACACAGAGCATACAGAGAAAGCAATTACCCTTGTgttggaagaaaaaataactgTGTGTGCTGAACAGCAAGTGCTGGGAGATTTATCTACTACTCTGGCAGAGGATCAACTGTTAGGAAACAATTACAGCACCTAAAGGGGCCTAAAGTGCTGCCAGTGTTGGGCTGTGgaggctcagctctgccagagcctGACTGCAAACCTGTAATTGTGACTGAGTTACCCAAAGATTTGGTGCAGAGAGGATTTGGTGCATTGCTCCATCCCAGTGAACATGGAGAATCCAGGTTGGTTTCACCGGGAGCAAAAGGTTTGAGAGGGGGCCACACAACCTGGTGCTTCCcagacagcccagctccacatgTGTAACAAACCTGCAGTGAATTTGGACAGAAAATAAAGCAGGAGAGCAacccccaggacagggagctGCACAACTCCTCCATCCTGTTCtgcaggctgggaaacagcgtGCTCCTCTTCTGGGAGCAGTGGGTGGTGCAGAAAGGGGCACCTCACCAACACCAGGCTAAGGGCAGGTGTGGAATCTGGCACCTCTCTGAGTGAGAAAAGCACTGCTGTGAACACCAGTGATGCAAAACCAcctgctcagcccaggggaAGTTTTGGTGGAGGCCACAGCATCAGCTCCCTGTCTACAGCAAGCCTGGGAAGAATGGAGCTCTCCTAGTCTGAACAGCACCTTTATTTTCCACAGCAACAGCTCTCCCATCTCCACAGCTTCATTTCCAAACCAGAGGCACGTttgatttgtattttatttcacatCACACACTTCAGTGCAAGTCCAACAGTCACCAGCTGCCCGTGCGGCAGCTCCCACGCCGTGAGGGGCACTTTTGGTGACGCTGACTCTCATTTCAGAGCCAGGAGGAGCCTCTGACAGCCCGAGGCTCTGTTACCTCTGGCAGCCTGCTGCAGGTAGGCCGTGGTGCCATCCCCAAGGGTCactgctggcagccccaggctctccATCCTGCCCCGAGTCCCCACACATGGATCCTGCCTGGCAGCACGGGGGCCTGTGGGACACGGGGTCGGCGTCTTTGCTGCGAGCCTTAAGTGAAAAGAACAATTCCATTTCAATTTCTGCCCTTagtttctcctcctcctttagTTTCTCCACTTTTGCACGCTAGGAAAGGCTTGAATGGCCTCAAAAGATTTTTGAGGTTATAAAGGATTAAGACAATGCTGCATCCTTCCCACACTAAAGGCAGGCAGGGATAAGAATCTATTCCACAGCCAAATATGAAATAAAGCTTATCAGCGAACTGAACTGACAGACTCTCTTAGAGACAGTACAAATGTCAGATTCCAGCCCTTCCCATGCTCCAAATGATCTGCGGGGGTTTCCAGGTACTTTAAATCCTGAACCTACAGGCTGAGCAtgtcctgtgctgcagcagacagGGGTGATGAGCTTTATTCCTCCTTCTCTCTTCCCTTTGCTGACTAATTCCCAGCCTTCCGAGGGACGGAATCCCAGGCTCTAAGCAAATGATGCTAAAGCCTGCACACCCCGATAAGAACATTTGCTGATCGGTTATCATCTTCCAGAGGCGCCACAGCGCGTTCTTCCTGAGCCACCTCTGGTAGCCAAATCTCTGATCCTTTCATTTCCAGCACCGAGGCAAACCGTGCCCGCCGCCGCTCGGAGCCCGCTCGGTGCCGCCTCGGCCCGCGCTCCCCGCACCCGGCGGAGCCTCCGGTGCGctccccggccctggccccgcCGTGCCCCCGACAGACCGGGGAAAGGCGGCACGGGCTGCGGGGGCTCCGGGCCCGGGGGTggcggggacacggggggcGCCCCGCGCGCGTCTCCGGGGGCTGAGGCGGCTCCGGGCCCGGCCGCCATCGCCGCCCCCCATCCCCCACACCGACCTGAGCTACCCGCCGGGCCCGGGTCCGCCGCCGGCCCGACGTGCATCGCGCGCGGGCCCGCCCACCCCGCATGGcggcgccgctcccgcccgcccccgcccgccaTACGGGTTCCGGggccggccgggccgggccgcgcgcGCCGCCCGGCGGCCAATGCCGGGGAGCGCAGCCAGCGGCGCACGCACGGTGCTAACGCTGAAGCCACACGGCCCCGGTTTccgctgcccggcccggcccgggctgcCGGCGGTACCTGCCCCGCGGCCGGGACGGGGAGCGCTGCCGCCCGCGCCCAGCCTGAACCGGTAGCTCCTTTTCGGCGGCCGCTGAGGCCAGCCCGGAGCTCCTGGGATGGAGCGATGTGAAGCGATGTAGGAACTCCTATCCTGGTGGTCGGACACAGAGGGCAAAGAGCCCGCGGTTTTTTATTTAACAAGGAAGGAGATTCTGGCGCATGGTGGCCCTAGGGCGCCGCTCCCGTCTCGCGAGATCTCGCCACTATTTATAGCGCGGCGGAGCCACTTCCGCCCCTTCGATCCGAGCAGCCGCAGCCATGAGGTGGGTGCAGCCCCGAGTCTGCTCCGCTCCATCCGCCGCCATCTTCCGCCATCCGTGCCCGGTGGGGGCCGTGGGGCCGCCCGGTTGGCCGGCGAGGCGCGATCCTCGGGGTCGATGGCGGCGGGAACGCGCAGGGACCGGGGCGGGCTCGGGGCCGCGtcccgggcggggccggctctGAGCGCTCGTTGCCGTTTCCCCCCGCAGCAGCAAAGTGTCCCGGGACACCCTGTACGAGGCGGTGAAGGAGGTGCTGCACGGCAGCCGTGCCAAGAAGCGCAAGTAAGAGCCGCCGACACGGACGTGTCACCCCCGTCCGTGCCCGGCCAGGCCTCACCCGGTGCCTCCCGCAGGTTCGTGGAGACGGTGGAGCTGCAGATCAGCCTCAAGAACTATGACCCGCAGAAGGACAAGCGCTTCTCCGGTACCGTCAGGTTCGCCATCCTCTCGCTCCTACCCAGCCTTCGGCCCTGCCCGGTCCCGCTCGGGGCCGCAGCGGTGCCGAACCGCTTGGGGAGTccagcgcggcccggcccggtggGGGCGGCTGGACGGACCCTCACCCTGGGTCTTAAAACATGAGGGGAGGTGCggcagcccctgggctgtccccaccGGCCTGCCCGGGACGGCAGGTGAGCGGCCGTGCAGGATGCCCCGTGCTGCGGTAAGGTGTCTCCGTGCTGGCTCCGTGCACACGCGGGTGGGGCTGCCCATCACTGACTCGGACCTTCTTTCCGTCCTTCCCCAGGTTGAAGTCGACGCCACGGCCCAAATTCTCGGTGTGCCTGCTGGGGGACCAGCAGCACTGCGATGAGGCCAAAGCAGTTGACATCCCTCACATGGACATAGAAGCTCTGAAGAAGCTCAACAAAAACAAGA
This region includes:
- the ZNF76 gene encoding zinc finger protein 76 isoform X4; the encoded protein is MLSLLAAKTPTPCPTGPRAARQDPCVGTRGRMESLGLPAVTLGDGTTAYLQQAARGEKLIEGQVIELEDGTTAYIHQVTVQKEAVAFEDGQPVVLEDGSMAFIHNTAKESYEPGTFQALQLEDGSTAYIHHPVIVAPGSTILQVQTKTELQEVAGKEEEDDGLDVDTINALQQYGRKGSDDEEEGVTDTCHAKSKDSNNISSQALQEEEEEVQSHRKGQQVGSRAFRCGYKGCGRLYTTAHHLKVHERAHTGDRPYTCDFPSCGKAFATGYGLKSHVRTHTGEKPYKCPEDLCSKAFKTSGDLQKHIRTHTGERPFKCPFVGCGRSFTTSNIRKVHMRTHTGERPYTCAEPGCGRGFTSATNYKNHMRIHTAVYLQLFALVENPSPGHGEGEVQLCGLCPRREAIPVHRAWLWEALHGVLQPVQAPRGAHALQALHVQQLWQDLPTDLHAGHAQTQQPRRAGGHRGERAGPARAAAAGGCCSCWQRLSTEESAYCFPVRGGGR